From Aegilops tauschii subsp. strangulata cultivar AL8/78 chromosome 5, Aet v6.0, whole genome shotgun sequence:
GCTGAAGCTCATAATAAGTTCATTTAAATAAATGTCATCACCACATCTTGATGTATATGACATCCCTGAGCTTAGGCTTTTGCAAGTCCAACCTTGAGAGCTCATTGTGGTGGCGGCTGATAATAACCTGGAGCCCATGAATGGCTACATGTGGGGAAGTGGGACGTCATTCCTCCAGTTGTATGTCGGTTGGCGAGGTCGGTCATGTTGTTGATGGAGTCTCCAAGCTCGTAAATGTTTGCATATGTAGCATACGCCTCTCTCCTTCCTCATCGTCATCAAGTTGCACCTCCTGCTTTAGTGCAAGATCTGCTTCATTCTGGTATGACTGCCTCAAGGTCaatctcctcttcctctccctgcACATCATAATGCAAAATGCCCTTCTTGATTGAGAAGTGTTTAGCCATGGGTTTGTCTGGGATAAAAATCGGTGGCAGGGTGCGGAGGTCGTGCGATACTCGAGCGATCATAGGGACCCGAAGATGAAACAAACGAAGCAACATACCAACTCCCACTTCATAATGCTCTCTTTGTTCACTattataagatgttctaactttttctgatttgggtgtatgtagacatattttagtgtgtctgttcactcatttcagtccaTATGTAGTCCACTAAGATATCAAAAACATCTTATACTTCCTCAATGATcatatattagtttacagagggagtatatgtcAATGGAAGGATTACATAATAGTAATAGAGATATGAATTTAAACCTTAATAGTTCCAATGTTTACTTAAAGTAAATCTTCTTAAATGATTCTACCCTCATTAATTTGTGATGATTTCTGCCCTGAAATCCAAAGAAACAATGTGATATGATGTGACATGACATTGTAAAGTCTGCCAATATTGTTTATGCATGAAATTCTAATTTATAATCTGGAATTCAAAATTTTGTGTAAAATAGTACTACTCAAATAGTTAATAGTACACTCATATAACCTGATGGTGAATCCTAAACTTGAGAGGAAATTTAACTAACAAATGGGATCAATTGGCAATATGGCATCCTCTTTGAGAAAATTAATGTATGAAGTTGTAGCCAACAAGTACAATTAAGCAAAACATGGTTAGTATGTGCATCGAATATTAATGGAGTCACTACATGTATGTCAATTGCTATGTGAAAGCAAAGTAAGTGTCGGACACACAGGTCGTAGATGTAGCGTCGTATGCGCATTTGTATTGTTTCCACAGATAGTGTAATGTAACTTGTTTTACTTTTGTGTTTTGTAGAATGGATATGATATGCCCCATTTTATCTCTTCTTACAAGCTTTTGCAATTTCGCCGTTCTTAACAAGTGCAAATCGAACAAATACACTAGTCAAAACAAATAGACAGTACATCAAAACGACTACGAGCACCACACGATATGTTCGTTGCGCAAAACATTCTAGTCTTAATTATATGTGCTATCATTTCTCTTTTGTACTACTGGCTAAGCAACTCAACGGTAGCTTGGATCACCTAAGTCGTCCCACTAAATGGACACCAGTGTTACCATGCGGGACTGCCTGGAGTTGATGACCATGGACTTGCCCTTCCGCTGGGACACATACCGCTCGCCACGTTCACTTGCGTTCCATCAATCCTATACCAAGTACCACTTCGTTTCATAACTCATAATACACCATGTACACCATACGAACCTGCACAGCGCCCGGTGCTAAGGTCCAGTTATCACCGCGTTCTCGGTCACCATCTAGTGACACTCTACCGTAGTGGAAATGGTCGTGTTAGTCCGGGAGTGCATGTTGTAAATCATGTTACTGTTTGGTAATTCCTGGTGCCTTTATGCCTATACCCATGAAATCAAATACGTAGGATCCAAAGACATAACAAGTAACACAGGCAATGGGATTGGACAATGCTGAGATTGAAATATAATGGCGAGTAAGATATTCATCTCTTGCTTTGGGAAGTCTCGTTTCTTATAAGAGACTTTAGTCTACAGGCGGTGACATCGAGCCGCTAGTCCTCCGATGGATCAATGACTCTGAATCTCTTGGTTATGAGTTTTGCCCTTGGGTAGGTCGGAGGGTATGAAATCTTTAAACAAAAAAGACAATATTTTATCAATCTTTCAAACCCTGCGTCAAGACGATGCACCTGGCCTACACACAATTTATTTGTTATACTAGTACAAAGTTGTTGAAAATAAAGCCCAACCAATAAGGTTCTGTCCTCTTAAGAGAAAAAGGCAAGCTAAGTAACAAAGGCTAGTTAATATTTTGTGGTTTCCAACGATATCTTTCTAGCCCCCTCAACCTGAATGTTTTAAACAAATAATATTAATTTTAGATAAATATGGAGAGCTCCACAGCTCCCATTCTATTGAAAAAAAAGCCAAAATCCTGGTCCACAATAATTCATCAAACTCCACGCACAAATTTATTGACAAAAACAACTCAGATTACAGGAATCCAGCTTGACAATAAGCCACCAGACCTGATTCACGCACATCCAAGGAACCCCTTTTTAAACAACAAACTATACAGTTGGCCATCTTGGAAGCAAATTTGGAAACCCCAAACGTGCAAACTCCTGTTTCATGCAAACTAACTGCCAGATTTTTTTTTGAACTAACTGCCAGTTGGCTTGGTGGATCTTCCTATGTCCTGAAAATTGTTCCAAAGAAAATTAGCCACTTGTGAATTCAGAAGGTCAATGGCCCACCTAGGAAATTTTAAAAGGGATACACAAATAATATTCGTAGGTGATCAGTTATGTTTTGGCAAGAACATTTGCTTAATATGTAGGTGCATGTTTATAACCGTGCATAATTCAGTCTAGCCAGAGAATAAGTTGTACTATATGTTATCATCATAGCCTAACTAATGGAGTTAGCACATACGCCCTCCGTctaaatacgtctagatacattcatttctctGACAAGTAATTTCAGACCAAGGGAGTAATAAGAAGATAAAAGCACTCTCCTCTCTCCTCTGTGGACCATGACGAAGGGTGATCTGTTGGCTCCAAACCATCGCTCTCCCTCTCTCCGGAGCTCTCTCCTCTGTGGACTTGCTCGAACGGACGGAAGGAGGAGAAGGGAGGGAGACAGTGGATCGGAGCTTTCCCGACGCGCGAACGCCTGCCACAACGACGGCCTTTTTCTTCCTCAAGCACGAACTTGAGCAGCCTTACAATCTACGGGAGGAGAGTGGGTTTTATACGGGCGTGCACTAACACGGACTGAGATCCGGTGCCTTGGCACACACAAGGCACGCGTGAACAGTATCGTGCCTTGAGGGCATCTCCTGGCCGTTGGATCTACAAGCGACGATCCGATGAACATCAAGAGTCACCGCTACAGTACATCGCTACAGGACCAACACACTGTAGCGCGGGTACTGTTTACTGACATCTGGAACCTTGATTTCCGATCAAACGGTTGAAAGCTCAAGGCATTGCACTGTTCACGCGTGCCTTGTGTGTGCCAAGGCACCGGATCTCAGTCCCATTAACACACCACGCCGCGCTCCGGACGCCCCCACTCGCGCACCCCCCATGACCCACGCTCTGCGGCTCACGCTCCGGCGCGACCGAGTCCAGCGCCCAACGCGGTCACACACCCGTACACCTTACCAACTAACACACATGCGCAGACACACACACGCACCCTGCCACATACCTGACGCTACTACTGACCAGCATCCGACACGTCCGGCGCGCGTACGCATACTCAACGCGGTCGCCGTGGCTTATTGGCCAACACTCACCCCCTAAGACATGGTCTAGAGGAGTGCTGGCCCCTCAACATCGACATCGGCGAGAAGAACCTGCTCCACCGCCTCTGCCTTCCGCGGTTTTGTGCACTCGCGTCGGAAGTGCCCGGTAACCGCGTCGCTTCCCTCCACCGCTTGGCACCGTGCTGCCACCACCGACGTCGTCATGGTCCAAGCCGCCACTTCCCTGCACCGCCCACTATGCCGCAGTGAGCATGAGCTAGTCGCTGCCACCTCCACCGATGTCCTGACTGCGCTGCCACGTCCACTCCTCTAACGCTTTCAGCCGTCCGAGTGCCTCTTCGAACGACATGGTCTCCACGTCGCAGAATTGCTCGATGCCGGCCACCGCCCCGTACAGGCAGTCTGGCACCGCGTCCAGCAGCTTCTTGACCATTTCCGCATCATCCAGCGTCGTCCCGAGCCCCGCGTAGCACGCCGCCATGCCTCAAATAATACTGGCGTAGGCGTCCGGTGACTCGTCGTCCGCCATGCGCAGCCGGTCGAAGTTGCGGCAGAGAGCCGCCCGGACCCGATCCGCGCCAACGAGTCGTGCCTTGAGGCTCGTCCACACCTCCGCACCCATCTTCTTCGACGACACCTGCAGCAGGATGTCCTCAACGAGTGCTCCGACACTaatagaaaaaggggcttttttcccggttggtaaggccctttagtcccggtttccgggactaaagggtcgttactaatgcctctcccttttagtcccggttcttacatgaaccgggactaaaggccgcggccacgtggagctccacctttagtcccggttggtgaaattttatgattttttttgaaattttttttgaatttttttttattttcaaatttctgaattattttaacctctaatctctaatcatcactgctcaatttatcctctaatctctaatcacccctcatcattccaaatcatctaacttcccgaacggtcacccatcctcccactcccccagcctgagcacgcttaacttccgggttctattctccctcgtttccaagtctgcacttgttgttttcctgacaatagtaagatgtcaatcctattaaccctcaagaattttgcttgagcatgaagtgacacatttcactgtttgagtttgaaactattgtttaaaaaaaatattatttagtaacactaatatttcttgaataattagtttgaccattgtttgatcacagtttgaccacagtttgaccagatttgaccaaaattcaaaataactgaaataattatttagtaacactaatattctagaataaatagtttgaccattgtttgaccacagtttgaatttttttcgattttttccactctagatcttaaaagccccgtaactttttttctgttaagtttttgaggattttgaaaatgttaaacggggttcccccagttaaattcggatgtaacttttcgagtagatgatttttcatataaaaaaactttttcatccgagttcgtatgcaaaagttatgcccattttacaaattccagagagattttgcaaataaagtcgaaattcatatttgttaattttcccaacaactagaccacatatcacatgggaaacttattttattttattttttgacatttccatcattttcttttgttttagaggggggggtagagtttgaaaatgggacctttagtaccgattcgtgccatgaaccggtactaatgcctcaaagcccattagtaccggttggtggcaccaaccgggactaaaggtttagacctttagtcccggttggtgccactagccgggactaatgggcatcgcaccctttagtcccggttcgtggcaccaaccgggactaaagggcccaggtgaaccgggactaatgccttagccgcacgaaccgggacgaatgctcacattagtcccggttcgtgactgaaccgggattAATGTGAATACTGCCATGTGccaagccctgttttctactagtgcgagCAGGTAAGCCCTCGCCGTCTTGTTATTCTTCGGGTAGACCGCCGCTGGAGCGTCCACCGGAGCCACCGCCTCCCACAGCCCCTGCGTGTCGAGGTTGGCCTCGACCTTGATCGCCCACATGGTGTAGTTGTCATCGGTGAGCGTCGGGCACTGTAGGGACATCGGATTCCCCGCTCCGCCAGCGTACGACACAAGCGACATCGCCGGCAATCACCCCCGGCACCGCAGCTCTGATGCCAATTGTTGGCTCCAAGCCCTCACTCTGCCTCTCACCGGAGCTCTCTCTCAGTCCCTGTGGACTCGCTTAAACAAACAGAAGGAGGAGAAGGGAGGGAGATAGTGGACAGGAGCTCTCTCGGCGCACGAACGCCCGTCGCAACGACATCCTTTTTCTTCCTCAAGCACGAATTCGGGCGGCATTACAATGTACGGGAGGGGAGTGGGTGTTATACGGGCATGCACTGACACGCCACGCCGCACTCCGGACGCCCCCACTCGCGCACCCCCCACGTCCCATGTTTCGTGGCTCGCGCCACCGACATGAACACACGTGCTCCGGCGCGACGGGGTCCAGCGCGCCCAACGCGGTCACACACCCGTACACCTCGCCAactaacacacacatgcacgcacgcacacacacgcacccTGCCACAGACCCGATGCTGCTACTGACCAACGTCCGAGGCGGTCGCCATGGCTTATTGGCCAACATGATCTGCTGAGCGACTTGTGCAGTCGGGCGCTGCTCTTGCGGGTGCGTCCTAGCAGCAGGCGTTGGCGGTCGCCGCGTTGGTTGTTGACGCGGCGGTGGCGGTTTGCCTCCCCGTCCTGCCTTCTGTTCACGCGGTCGAGCTACGGTATAATGTACCTTCTTTTCCTTTTGTGTTTTGTAGATCGGACATGATATGATCGCATTTTATCTTTTTTACAAGCTTTTGCAATTTCGCCGTTCTTAACAAATGCAAATCAAACAAATACACTAACTGTCGAAACAAATTAACAGTACATCAAAACAACTACGAGCACAACACGATATCTTCGCTGCGCAAAACTTTATTGTCATAATTATATGTGCTATCATTTCTCTTTCGTACTACTGGCTAAGCAACTCAAACAGTAGCTTGGATCACCTAAGTCGGCCTGCTAAATGGACACCAGTGTTACCTCGCGGGACTGCCTGGAGTTGACGATCATAACCTTGCCCTTCCGCCTGGACACATGCCGCTCGCCACGTTCACTCGTATTCCAGCAATGCTATACCAGGTACTAGTTAGTGCCGTATATCCTAACACACCATGTACATCATCTGAACCTGCACAACGCCCGGTTCTAAGCTCCAGTTATCACCACGTGCTCCGTCGCTATCAAGTGACACTCCACCGTAGTGGAAACGGCCGTGTTAGTCCGGGAGTGCCTGTTGTAAATCATGTTATCGCTTGGTAATTCCTGGTGCCTTCTATGCCTATACCCATGAAATCAAATACGTAGGATGCAAAGGCACAAGTAACATAGGCTTGGACAACGCTAAGATACTGAAATATAATGGGGAGTAAGATATTCATCTCTTGCTTcggagtaaatagcataaaactactagtTTACAGGCTATGGTTCCAAAAAACTACCGAATTTATTTTTTTCACTGATAACTACCAAGTCAGGGGTtggctgtttcaaaaaaccccaAATTCTCTTTGTTAAAAAATTAAACAGGTTTATGACAGGTCGGGCCCGCCACTAAACACACCGTTTGGTTGACCATTTGTTTGACCGTTAACTGACTTGTGGGGGCCACATGTCACTGTCTGTTTTAAAAAACCGCGATCAGGTCCTTATAAATTTTTAcaaaagcaatcgggtccctcCCGTCCCTGTGCTCCAGAACGATAGGAGCTGCGCTGGCCAGCAGCCCCGCCGGATGAACTCGCCGGCCAGCAGCCCAGCCGTGAGGAGCTCGCCGGCCAGTAGCCCCGTCGTCGCCGCGGACCTCCCTTCGGTCGCCCGTCGTCGTACACTGCGCGCGGGGTGGACCTCCCGTTCGGCCCCAACAGATCCATGGTGCAGCGTGTGTGCCGGCGGCCGCCTCCTCCGGCCGGCGAGCCGTGCCCGCAACCGTGGTGTGCTCCCCATAGTGcggcttctccctcttctctCCTCCTCGCGCCAACTCGAGGAGGGTGCGGGCTGCTGGCTCTGTCGCGCTGGTGGCGGAGGTCAGGGGTTGCGGGAGCGGGCGGGGACTGCTGGTGCTGTCTGTGGCGCGGGTGGAGGCGCGACGACGACCGCGGGCGGACCCCATGGCGCGCGCGGCGACGACCACGGGCGAAGCCCCATGGCGCGCGGTGATCGCAAGCGGAACCCCATGGCGGCAGTGCGCGGTGGCGACCACCCATGGCGACGTGCAGCGGCGACCACGGGCGGAGCCCCATGGATGCGCAACGGCGACCACGGGCAGAGCCCTTTGGAGGCGCGGCGGCGACAATCCaaggacccgattgctttttgAAATTGATTTcagggacccgattgcttttttaAAATATTTGTAGGGGCTAATCCGTAAAAAATCTGTTGATGAGGCGCTGACATGTGGCCCCCACAAGTCAGTTAACGGTCAAACAAATGGTCAACCAAACGGTGTGTTTAGTGGCGGGCCCGACCTGTCATAAACCTGTTTAATTTTTTAACAAAGAGAATTTGGGGTTTTTTGAAACAGTCAACCCCTGACTTGGTAGTTATCAGCGAAAAAAATAAATTCGGTAGTTTTTTGGAACCATAGCCTGTAAactagtagttttatgctatttactcctTGCTTCGGGAAGTCTCGCTTCTTATAAGAGACTTTAGACAACAGGCAGTGGCATCAAGTCACTAGTCCTCCGACGGATCAATGACTCTGAATTTCCTGGTTATGAGCTTTGCCCTTGGGGGAGGTCGGAGGGTATGAGATCTTCTAACAGAAAAGACAATATTTTATCAATCTTCCGAACCCTGCGTCAAGACAATGCACCTGGCCGACGCACACAATTTATTTGTTAGTACAAAGTTGTTGAAAAATAAAGCTCAACCAGCAAGGTTCTGTCCAATAAGAGAAAAGGCAAGCTAAGTAAAGCCAAcataggtttttttttaaaaaaaagaggttatctccggcctctgcatcagaatggtgcatacggccatcttattaaTAAGCACACAGTTCAAACAAAGTCTTCAAGTCTGAAAAAGCAAAATGGCTCACGAAGAGCTAAAAATATGAAAACGGGATAGCCACAACCGACGGAATAAAGATAGATAGGAACCTAAACACCTATcttattacatgaccgccatccaaaccggttgaagatagcCAGCGCTATCGTCTCCGAACAATAGACTCAGTAAAAAGCCAACATAGGCTAGTTAGTATTTTGTGGTTTCCGACGATATTTTTCTAGTCCATTTCTCTGacaaatacgtctagatacatctatttctCCGTCAAATATTTTCAGACAGAGGGAGTAATAAGAAGATAATAATACTCCTACTGGTCCTTCTAATGGATTAGTACCCCACTAGCTAAGCAACTGTACAACAAGTCAACAACGTGGCGCCGGTGGTCCGTCCGATCATTCAGTCGGCCTTTATCATGGATACAAGCATtcgcgtggcggcggcggccaccGGCTGCAGAACGAGGCCTTGGACTCTCCCCACCGCTCGAACATATGCCACGTTCACCTCGCACTCCGACAGCACGGCCATGTAACGGTCTATGGGGTAGCACACTGTGTTATGTGTACGCCATCTCCTCCCCCGGAACCGACGCATAGCCACCCGCTTCCGCTCTGTCTCGAGTGggcactccgccgtcatcagctCCCACTCTGCCGTCGTGCACCGCTGCATGGAGGCGCTAACGTGGAGCTAGAGGATGTCGGCGTCCGCGGGGCATCGCTGGAGCACGAAGCCGGAGAACTCAGCGGTGAAAGGCCAGCGGCGGTAATCAACGGTGTGCTTGCCGTTCTCCGTGGCCCAGGTGAAGACGTCCCAGATGGACACGTACACCACCATGGGCTTGGACGTGTTAGGGAAAATAAATCGCGCGTGTGTAGGTTTCATGGCGTGCGTGAGTGCGTGTGTGTCACGGTGGGGGCAAGAGCCAGGCTCGCGTTCCAGCTTGCCGCGTAGGGCTAGGCTGGTCGCGACCGTAGCTGATTGGGTGTGGCGATCCGTTGCAGCCTGGCCACGTTGCGCATATTAGAGCGCGTCGTGGGTGCGGCCGGGGGAAGCCGATCGCGCGCCAAGCGGAGTCGCAAAATCTGTGTGCACCCACGTATAAACTCCCCCGTGTGTTGCTGGTTGTAGGTTGGTGTGGTCCCAAGTTCGATCTCAAAAGAAGCCGTGTGCACGACGTGGCCTTTGTCGCCGGCAAACTAGTGatctctgcttcttcttcttcttcttcttccacctTCGTCTTGCAgcgagatagagagagagagagagagagagagagagagagagagagagctagtcTAGGGTTAGACCCAATAGGACGGGCAGTCGGTGCCCATGTCACAATCGTCGCCGTCTATGAAACGACTATGACCACAGTGGTGCTGCGCCTCGGGGACGGGGGTGCCATCGACGGAGAAGATGATGGAAGTGGAGGACTAGAGGATGGAGAATATGTGGTTTGCAGCAGTGTGGCTGAAGGGCATGAGGCTCCTTGCGTCCGCGCTCCTTGCTGCCGTTGCCAAAGTGATACTCGGCGCAGGCATCCCTGCCGACCGCATGTGGTCCTATAaattatactccctcctttctatAATATAAGACATATTTTCACGTGTGAAAAAACTTTTTACATTATgcaacggagggagtatatatgtaTGGATTGCCACCACGGTCGTGTTCTCCTCGGGGATTACTGGAACCCGGGCACCTTATCGATTGCGATCCCATGACGTGTCGCCGGACGAGACGTAAAGCGCAATTGTGACCACCGCACGTGTCACGTAGACCACTCAGTTCTTGGGTCTGGACATGAGTGAAGCCGATGATTTACGTCTCGCACACATGCATGTCCTTCGAGGCAATGAGTGATTAAACCATGTCATGCTCTATATATCATTTTGATGGGTGGAGCGAGATGTGCCATGCAGGTGCGGAGCCAGAAAATCGAGCCAATGAGTTCATGACTGATTTAGAGCCAGAAAATCTGCTCCGTAAAAATCAGCTCCGCTCCCAAAATCATAAGCCAACAGGGTAGCTCCACGATTTGCAGCTCCGTGAAAAAACTCGAATCTGGGAGTCAGCTTCGCACTTTCTGGGGAGCTACTCGAGGGGTACTCCAAAAATTCGAGTTTCGAAAGTACTCGTGGAGTTGGTGGGTAATTACCCACCACTGCCACCCATAAGTCATACCCCTTCGTTTTTTTCCAACTCTTTTGTTTTTTATAGCCATCACGAACGAGAGAGATCTCAACAGCTTATCCTTTCGCTTTCAGGAGGCACGGACAACTCGACctaccgccgccgccaccgccacctgCATCGGCCGACCGGAGCACGACGCCGGCGAGGAGACCACCAGAATGGGTCGATCCGgtggtcctcctcctcctccctccaatTTCTCTGCCCATCTCCACCATCCAAATCCCGTACCTTCGAGGACGGCCATGGCCCCGGTGATGAGGGTCGGCCTTTCCCGTCCCGACCAGTCCTCGACGGCAGCGGCCCCGTCCGTTGTGGCATCCGCCTCTTCTAGGCCGACGCCAGCACGCCATGGGGGGACCCCTACAACACCCTTTCCTGCGAGCCAGGAGTCAGCGTCCGCCATGGACGCTGAAGCTTCGGTCGGGCACACCACCGGCATGAGCGGCAACGTCGGCCAGACCGGCGCCCCGACCAAGAGACGTGCAGCACGCTCAGCCACTAAGGAAGAGCAGGTATACCATTTTTTCCACTTGTGTTCTATTGAAGATGATTTGTTTCCACAATACACGACCATGGTCTTGAATTTGGACAAATAATTAGATACAGTATGTAGATTGAAGTAGTATGTCTGTAGCAACGATTTGTTGAGAAATATATACTGAACTATCATGGTCAGGGTGATTCAATGGAGTGGACCGATGAGTACGTCCAAATTGTTTGTTCCTTGATGGCTGAACAAGTGGGACAGGGGAATCGTCCCAACACTCATTTGAACCCTTTAGGCTATAACACTGTGTCAGAAAGGTTCTACCAGATGACCGGAATTAGTTTATCAAAGACACAGCTGAAGAACAAGTGGGATAAGTTAAAGGGCGACTGGTCTTGTTGGAATAAATTAATGAGGAAGCAAACTGGGACAGGTTGGGACAGTTCGAAGGGAGTTATTGTCATGGACAATGAGTGGTGGAAGAAGGCGAGAAAGGTTAGTGTTGTCATATATTACATTATAATGGTAATTGTAATTCATAAACATGTTATGTTGatgatttttcttttctttaggaCATTCCTGGATGTGGCAAGTTTAGAAAAAAGCCTCTTCAAAATCTGGAGCATCTTTCCAAAATGTTTTGGTGATATTTTGAATGATGAACAAGATCATTGGAATCCCATGAGTGACAACCCCATCATACCCCCAAGTCAAGAGAATTTTGTTGATGCTGATAATGTTGTTGGAATTGGAGAGGAAGAGGTTCATGACATCCCTGATGATATTGGTAATGTGGTTGGAGGTGAGGAGGATGAGGTTCATGAGGTTTCACCTTGCATTGCTAATGCAAAGAAAAAACCTcgtgttctttttgaaaaaaataagaaGCCAAAGTCAAGCACAACACTTGTTATCCAAGATAAAATCACAAAGATAGCTGAATCCGCCGCTTCTTTTACTTCAATGAAGCAAGGAGAGGTGACAATCAAGGAAGTCATGGATATGGTCTTGGAATGTGGGGCCGTACACGGTTCCGATGAGCATGATATTGCCACACAGTTATTTGTGAAGAAGGACCAACGGGAAATGTTCAAGACCCTTCCTAAAGAGTTTAGGTTCAATTGGCTTAAGAGGAGATACAACGACAAGTATGGAAATTGAAGAAGTAGTGTGTTGGCGCATGAATTTTTCTTACGTCATGTCATTTGAACTATTTGCTTTATGTATGTTGGAGTGAACTATTTTGTCATTGTATGCCACTTGAACTATTTGCTTTATGTATGTTGGAGTGAACTATTTTGTCATTGTATGCCACTTGAACTATTTTCTTTATCTATGTTGGAGTGAACTATTTTATCATCGTATGTCACTTCAACTATTTGTTTTATGTATGTTGGAGTGAACTATTGTATCGTTGTATGTGACTTGAATTATTTCTCTATGTAATGTCACTCGAAATATTTTCTCTATGTATGCAGATGTTTGATAGTGACAACGATGATTCTGATGATGAGAGTATGAAGTTTTGCAATCTTGTTCTGGGTGCTGCTACACTTGCACAAGTGTATTGTGATACATATCTTGATAAGAATCCACCGAGGACATCAATTCTAAGTGGTATGGGATGGTTGCAAGAGACTTTGTGGACTCCAGGTGAATGCCTTTCACAACTTCGCATGAGCACAGAAGTATTCATGGACCTTCACGACTTGTTGGTGCAAAGGTACGGGTTAGAATCATCCATGCATGTGAGCACCTATGAAAGTCTTGCAATGTTCCTCTTCTTTTTTGTGGAAATGAGTCCAACAGAAGAGTTCAAAATCGTTTCAAGCACTCGGGCGAAACCATTAGTAGGAAATTTGATGAGGTTCTGAATTGTT
This genomic window contains:
- the LOC109762729 gene encoding uncharacterized protein, whose translation is MTTVVLRLGDGGAIDGEDDGSGGLEDGEYVVCSSVAEGHEAPCVRAPCCRCQTITNERDLNSLSFRFQEARTTRPTAAATATCIGRPEHDAGEETTRMGRSGGPPPPPSNFSAHLHHPNPVPSRTAMAPVMRVGLSRPDQSSTAAAPSVVASASSRPTPARHGGTPTTPFPASQESASAMDAEASVGHTTGMSGNVGQTGAPTKRRAARSATKEEQGDSMEWTDEYVQIVCSLMAEQVGQGNRPNTHLNPLGYNTVSERFYQMTGISLSKTQLKNKWDKLKGDWSCWNKLMRKQTGTGWDSSKGVIVMDNEWWKKARKDIPGCGKFRKKPLQNLEHLSKMFW